GCACGGCTTCCAGCTCAACCCGGTCTTCGTGTACGACTACAAGACGGTCTGGAAGGACGTCCAATAACGCTGCAGCCATCGGGCGGTGGGGGCCGCGGCCTGGCCGGGTCCCCACCCCGATTGGCAATCGGGGAGGATTGCCTTGCTCGCCTACATCGTGCGCCGGCTCTGGTCCGGCATTCCCGTCCTGCTGGGGGTCAGCCTCATCACCTTCATCCTGATGCACGTGGTCCCCGGCGACCCGGTGACCGTCGCGTTCGAGAAGAAGGCGGACCCGGCCACCATCGAGCGCATCCGCCGGGAGATGGGGCTGGACCGCCCCCTGCCGGTGCAGTATGCGGATTTTCTTCTGAGAGCGCTGCGGGGGGACCTGGGCAGGTCGTTTCAGACCCAGCAGCCCGTGATGAACATGATCCGCAGCGCCATGCCCGCTACCCTGAAGCTCACGGCGTCAGCGGTGCTGGTCTCCGTCGTCATCGGGGTGCCCATCGGCATCCTGTCGGCGCTGAACCGCGGGACAGCCATCGACTACATGGCCACCGTGACGGCGCTCTCGTTCATCTCCGCCCCGGTCTTCTGGGTGGCCATGGTGGCCCAGCTGCTGTTCGGCTACCGGCTGGGATGGCTGCCGATCTCGGGGTTTGACACGCTGAAGCACCTGATTCTGCCCGCACTGGTGCTGGGCACGCGCTACGCGGCCTCGATCGCCCGGTACACGCGCTCCTCCATGCTGGACGTGGTCAGCCAGGACT
The nucleotide sequence above comes from Symbiobacterium thermophilum IAM 14863. Encoded proteins:
- a CDS encoding ABC transporter permease — encoded protein: MLAYIVRRLWSGIPVLLGVSLITFILMHVVPGDPVTVAFEKKADPATIERIRREMGLDRPLPVQYADFLLRALRGDLGRSFQTQQPVMNMIRSAMPATLKLTASAVLVSVVIGVPIGILSALNRGTAIDYMATVTALSFISAPVFWVAMVAQLLFGYRLGWLPISGFDTLKHLILPALVLGTRYAASIARYTRSSMLDVVSQDYIRTARAKGLSGRVVVFKHALKNALIPVITVVGLEIGGLLTGSILTESVFGIPGLGLVTIRGLNALDFPVIQATVLLTAVIFVVMNILVDISYSLVDPRIRMT